From Coffea arabica cultivar ET-39 chromosome 9c, Coffea Arabica ET-39 HiFi, whole genome shotgun sequence, one genomic window encodes:
- the LOC140014111 gene encoding secreted RxLR effector protein 161-like, protein MNEEIKSMKDNDVWDLVLLPEGDTPVAKGDKFSLEQCPKNAFEEKEMQKIPYASAVGSLMYAQVCMRPDIAYITGMLGRYLSNPGLDHWKVIKRVLRCLQKTKDYMLTYRKSNELEIIGYTNSDYTECQNTMKSTLGYVYLLVGGVISWKSTKQSLITFFTMTAEFIACYEASNQGIWLRNFVTGLRVVDNIERPLKLFCDNKSTVLYSNNNRSSTKSKHIDIKFLAVKERVQSGQLSIEYIGLNSMVTDPLTKGLL, encoded by the coding sequence GTGACACTCCTGTGGCTAAAGGAGACAAATTTAGTCTTGAGCAGTGTCCTAAGAATGCTTTTGAGgaaaaagagatgcaaaagattcCTTATGCCTCAGCAGTGGGGAGTCTAATGTATGCTCAAGTATGTATGCGTCCGGATATTGCGTACATTACTGGGATGTTGGGTAGATATCTGAGTAATCCTGGATTAGATCATTGGAAAGTAATCAAACGGGTCTTACGGTGTCTACAGAAAACAAAAGACTACATGCTCACGTATCGGAAGTCAAATGAGTTAGAGATCATTGGGTATACTAATTCTGATTATACTGAATGCCAAAATACTATGAAGTCAACGTTAGGCTATGTGTACTTGTTGGTTGGAGGTGTCATATCTTGGAAGAGTACTAAACAGTCCCTCATAACATTTTTCACTATGACTGCAGAGTTTATAGCTTGTTATGAGGCATCCAATCAAGGAATTTGGCTGCGAAATTTCGTCACAGGATTACGTGTGGTGGATAATATTGAAAGACCactcaaattattttgtgataATAAGTCAACAGTCCTATATTCCAATAATAACAGGAGCTCGACGAAATCTAAACATATAGATATCAAGTTCTTGGCTGTTAAAGAAAGAGTACAGAGTGGACAGTTATCAATAGAGTATATCGGGTTAAACTCCATGGTTACGGATCCGCTTACTAAGGGATtgctgtga